The genomic region GATCCCGGGTGTCGCCGACGCCGCCGTCCCGCGCCGGCGGCGGGCGCGGAGAGCCGGCCGCGTGGGCCGCTCAGAGCCTGCTGCGCAACTCCCACAGCTCCGGGTAGAACCGGGTCTCGACCCGGGAGCGCAGGTAGACGCCGCCGGCCGAGCCGCCGGTGCCCGGTTTCGTGCCGATCTGCCGCTCCGCCATCAGCACGTGCCGGGCCCGCCACAGCGAGAACGACTGGTCGTGCCCCACCAGCGCCTCCGCGAGATCCCACAGCGGCCCGAACCGCTCCCGGTCCGCGGCGATCTCCTGATACGCCGCGAAGCGCTCCGCCGCCGTGCCGACCGGGAACCCGGCGGCGCTCAGCACGGCGAGGAAGCCGTCCCACAGGCTCGGCTCGGCCAGCCGCCGCTCCAGCCGCTCCCGCTCCCCCGGCGGCAGACGACGGAACCGGCGCAGGAAGTCCGGGTCCTTGAGCCCGGAGAGGAACTCGATCTCCCGGAACTGGACCGACTGGAAACCGGACGCCGGGGCCAACTTGGTGCGGAAGGCCAGGAAGTCCTGCGGGGTCATGGTGTCGATCACGTCGACCTGCCCGATCAGCACCCGCTCCACCACGTGGCAGCGCTCCAACCGCACCCGGGGCAGGTACGTCTCGCCCGCCAACATCCGGTCGCGGGCGTCGGTCAGCTCGGCGAGCAGCAGCTTGAACCAGAGCTCGTAGACCTGGTGGATGGTGATGAAGAGCAACTCGTCGTGCGAGGCCGGGTCGGACTCCGG from Micromonospora sp. WMMD812 harbors:
- a CDS encoding tryptophan 2,3-dioxygenase family protein, producing MTDVTPPHDARFGEQGGLLTYSDYLRLADLLAAQVPESDPASHDELLFITIHQVYELWFKLLLAELTDARDRMLAGETYLPRVRLERCHVVERVLIGQVDVIDTMTPQDFLAFRTKLAPASGFQSVQFREIEFLSGLKDPDFLRRFRRLPPGERERLERRLAEPSLWDGFLAVLSAAGFPVGTAAERFAAYQEIAADRERFGPLWDLAEALVGHDQSFSLWRARHVLMAERQIGTKPGTGGSAGGVYLRSRVETRFYPELWELRSRL